The DNA window CCCATAACGTTCCAGTTCTTCTCGGATGACTTCTTCATAATCGGCAAGTTCTGTTCCATCTAACGGCATTCCATATTCATCACTCTCCGACCAATCTTCTTCCCATTCGGATTCTTCTGAATAAAGATTTCCAGTCAGCTCCGTCAACAGATGTACGTGCATCGTTCCTTTTTCTTCCATTCTCTATCACCTTCTTTCCAATGGTCTGTCCCTGCATTTATTTGCCTGCTTTTTTTCTTTCGCAAGGTCTGCATAATCTTCCCCTTCTTTTTCCGGCAGATTGCAGATAATCTGATACGTTCCCTCGTAATGTTTTTTCATCTGTTCTTTCGCCCATCTCCCGGCAAAGTCATTATCGGTGCATATTTCAATTTCTTTGATTTCCGGATGGTTCTTCAGAAACTCTTCCAGTGCGTCCGGCGGCTTTTTAAAACGTTCACTCTGTATCAGTGCGTTTTCTTTCGGAGCAGCGATTCCCCCAAGGGAAAGACGATATTTATCCCTCTTTCCTTCTTCCAGTGTCATGTGTGCCAATGCATCAATACACGCTTCATATACGGCAACTCGCTTTGTTTCTCTTTCAGGTGGAATGCAAAAGCTGTACTTTTTTTCACTCCCGGTCTGCTCCATCTTGAATCCCTTCCCGTTTTTTTCATAGATTCCTCGCAGGAATGCATATCTTGCTTTTCTGGATTCATCTTTCCCAACAAAAACTGCGTTATGGTACGGGACACTTTCATAAAGGATTTCATGTGAAATACAATATGTGATCACTTCATCGCTGATTCCTCTGTGGTTTAAATAAGCCCTGATTCGTCTGCAATTACAATATCTCTCCGGCAGTTTAAATAGTGGTTTTTCCTTTTCGGCAGACTGTGTCGGAATAAAAGACGGACTCTCTTCGCACAGCAGTTTTACAGCATCTGTAAATTTCATTCCATCCACTTCAATCAGGAACCGCAGTGCAGACACTCCCCCGATATCTCTGGATTTCCAATGCCATTTACTCGACAATTCATTGATTTTAAAACTGTCATGGTCCGTCAACTGCCATTCATTTCTGGTTCTTGTCTTTTGCAGTCTCTGTGCCTGATGTGTTCGCAAATACTCATACGCAGTCATATTTTTTGCTGCCTGAATCTCTTCTTCTGTTA is part of the Blautia faecicola genome and encodes:
- a CDS encoding DUF3991 and TOPRIM domain-containing protein, coding for MPWVTEEEIQAAKNMTAYEYLRTHQAQRLQKTRTRNEWQLTDHDSFKINELSSKWHWKSRDIGGVSALRFLIEVDGMKFTDAVKLLCEESPSFIPTQSAEKEKPLFKLPERYCNCRRIRAYLNHRGISDEVITYCISHEILYESVPYHNAVFVGKDESRKARYAFLRGIYEKNGKGFKMEQTGSEKKYSFCIPPERETKRVAVYEACIDALAHMTLEEGKRDKYRLSLGGIAAPKENALIQSERFKKPPDALEEFLKNHPEIKEIEICTDNDFAGRWAKEQMKKHYEGTYQIICNLPEKEGEDYADLAKEKKQANKCRDRPLERR